CTTGCTTCATCGACATATCCTCGAACCTGGCCACAGCAGCCCCGCCGCGAAGATATCAGTTCCGTCCAAGAATCACGACGGCGGCGCGACGGGTAGATGCCAGTCGTAGCGGATCGCCATGTAGCGCAAGCCGAAGCACACCGCCGCCGAGGTGGCCATCACCAGCACCGCGGGTAGCTCCAGCGCAACCCCGATCACCACCACGATCGCTCCCAGCATCGCCGCGATTGCATACAGGTCGGACTGGAACACCACCGGCGTGCGCGCCACCAGCACGTCGCGGACAATGCCGCCTCCGATCCCGCTGAGCATTCCCAGCAGCACGGCACCCACCGGCCCCAGGCCGTGGTCGAGCGCCTTCAGCGTACCGATGACCGCAAACAGGGCCAGACCCGCCGCGTCGAACAGTCGCACCGGGTTGCGCAATCGCTCGATGTCGGCGTAGCGGTAGAACGTGATGATCCCGGCCAGGCAGCTGACCGCCAGGTAATGCCAGTTGGCCAGCGCGACGGGCGGGGTCGCACCGATCATCAGGTCGCGCGTGATGCCACCGGCCGTCGCGGCGGCGAAAGAAAGCACCAGCACACCGAAGATGTCCAACCGGTTGCGCACGCCGACGGTGGCACCACTGATGGCAAACGCGAAGGTCCCGATCAGGTCGATCGTGGTGATGATGGTATTGAGGGCCAATTCGCGATCGCCGGAAAACGGGAGCACAGGATGCCATGAGGTCGTGGACATCGCGCGGCTGCCGAGGCCGTGAGTGGGCCGTCGTGATGGGCGTGTCCACTTGCGGCCGTCGTCCCCTTTCCCCTAGCCTGCCCCGTCCGCCAATCCGGCGCACGAAGCCCAGGAATCCCGATGGAAATTGCCGACCGCCGCGTTGCAACGGTGCACTACACGCTCCAGCTCGACGACGGAACGCAGGTGCACTCGTCCTACTCCGCGCAACCGCTGGTGTACCTGCACGGCGCGGGAAAGTTGATGCCCGGCCTGGAGAAGGCGCTGGCCGGCAAGAAGGCCGGTGATCGACTCAAAGCGGTGGTGCCCCCTGAGGAAGGCTACGGTCCGCGTCACGAACAGCTGGTCCAGACGGTTCCGCTGTCGGCATTCGAGGTTGTGGACATGGTCAAGCCGGGCGCGAAGTTCCTGACGGAAACCGCGCAGGGCCCCGTGCTGGCAACGGTATTGACCGTGGAAGGTGACCGGATCAAGGTCGACGGGAACCACGAGCTGTCGGGCAAGACGCTGCACTTCGACCTGCGGGTGGTGGACGTCCGCGAAGCCACGCTGGGCGAGCTGACCCAGGGCGACGTCATCGAGGACTGACTCAGTCCGCTGATCGACCTGGATTGCGCGCCTGCCAGGCGGCCAGAAGCGACCGGTAGTGGTCTACCTCGTCGGCGTAGACATCGTGGACGCAACTCTCGCAACCGCTGTCGCAGCAATCCATCGGCAGCGGGCGTTCGGGCTCCACGGGAGGCGGGTCGTTGACTGCGGCGGGCTGCGGCAGTGGCAGCAGCTCCAGCGTCAGGTCGGATCGGGTCGTCGGGTTGCTCACAACAGCCATTCTATCGGCAGCGCCTCCATCACCCTGACCGCGGTGTTCAGCCAGAAGCCGTTGCCGGGCTCCTGTTGCAGGGCATGCTCCTCACCGGGCAGCTCGCCGCGCTCCACCCACTCCAGCTTGCCGTCCGGCCCGCGCCGAACCAGCCAGGCGCTGTCGGGAACGAGTTCCTCGAAGCGGTTGGCGATGCCCGATGCGATCGCCGTGCTTTCGACCACAAGCCCCATTTCGGTATTGAGGTTGGCCGAGCGCGGATCGAAGTTGAACGAACCGATGAAGGCGCGGCGGCGGTCGGCGGCGAACACTTTGGCGTGCAGGCTCGACGCCGAGCTGCCGGTGAGCTTGCGTCGAACCGCCGGGACGTCCGCTGTCTCCGGCTTCATTTCGTAAAGGGTGATCCCGGCGTCCAGCAAGGGCTTGCGCCGCTTGGCGTAGCCGGCGTGGACCGCCGTGACGTCGGTGGCCGCCAGCGAGTTGGTCAGCACCGTTACCTTCACGCCCTCTCGGGCCAGTCCGGCCAGGTATTCGACCCCGAAGGCCGTGGGGACAAAGTACGGGGAGACGATCTGCAGCTCGGCGTCGGATACGCCGATCACCTGCTGCAGCCGTTCCGACAGCAGGCTCTCGCGCGCCGCCAGCCCGAGCCCCTTGGCCGGATCGTCGCTGAGCAGCTCCACCGGAACCCATTCCAGGCCCAGGTCACCGCTCGCCAGCGCCTGCAGGTACGGCGAGTCATCCAGCGCACGCAGGTACGCGCGCGCGGCCGGGTCGCGCTCCACCACCGACGCGGCCGTGGCCAACGCCTCCAGCGCACCGGGCGGCGCGGCGGGGACAATGCCGTGCAACGGATAGGACGAGCCGCTGGCCCAGTAGAGATCGAAGTCGAGCGACACCTCGTCCACGATCGGCCCGACCGCGAGGAGATCAAGGTCGACGAAGAGCACGCCGTCACCGGCGTCGAAGTACTCGTCGCCGACGTTTCGCCCGCCCATGATCGTCGCCTGGTTGTCG
This genomic interval from Lysobacter ciconiae contains the following:
- a CDS encoding oxidoreductase-like domain-containing protein, with protein sequence MSNPTTRSDLTLELLPLPQPAAVNDPPPVEPERPLPMDCCDSGCESCVHDVYADEVDHYRSLLAAWQARNPGRSAD
- a CDS encoding trimeric intracellular cation channel family protein, whose product is MSTTSWHPVLPFSGDRELALNTIITTIDLIGTFAFAISGATVGVRNRLDIFGVLVLSFAAATAGGITRDLMIGATPPVALANWHYLAVSCLAGIITFYRYADIERLRNPVRLFDAAGLALFAVIGTLKALDHGLGPVGAVLLGMLSGIGGGIVRDVLVARTPVVFQSDLYAIAAMLGAIVVVIGVALELPAVLVMATSAAVCFGLRYMAIRYDWHLPVAPPS
- a CDS encoding phospholipase D family protein → MIGKNHVFRWPTVVATLALLMVALAISARLPSLDGRSQSTRLVDTADTLLGRGIQPFARAHPGVSGVLPLARGDDAFAARVALAEGAQRSLDVQYYIWRGDMSGTLLLEALHRAADRGVRVRLLLDDNNTAGLDPLLATLDTHPLIEVRLFNPFPHRNWRWLDYLTDFARLNRRMHNKSFTADNQATIMGGRNVGDEYFDAGDGVLFVDLDLLAVGPIVDEVSLDFDLYWASGSSYPLHGIVPAAPPGALEALATAASVVERDPAARAYLRALDDSPYLQALASGDLGLEWVPVELLSDDPAKGLGLAARESLLSERLQQVIGVSDAELQIVSPYFVPTAFGVEYLAGLAREGVKVTVLTNSLAATDVTAVHAGYAKRRKPLLDAGITLYEMKPETADVPAVRRKLTGSSASSLHAKVFAADRRRAFIGSFNFDPRSANLNTEMGLVVESTAIASGIANRFEELVPDSAWLVRRGPDGKLEWVERGELPGEEHALQQEPGNGFWLNTAVRVMEALPIEWLL
- a CDS encoding FKBP-type peptidyl-prolyl cis-trans isomerase, which produces MEIADRRVATVHYTLQLDDGTQVHSSYSAQPLVYLHGAGKLMPGLEKALAGKKAGDRLKAVVPPEEGYGPRHEQLVQTVPLSAFEVVDMVKPGAKFLTETAQGPVLATVLTVEGDRIKVDGNHELSGKTLHFDLRVVDVREATLGELTQGDVIED